From the genome of Astyanax mexicanus isolate ESR-SI-001 chromosome 3, AstMex3_surface, whole genome shotgun sequence:
AGAGCGAAGAGAAAGTGTACCATGCGATGGGGGGCTGTTGTGTTTTTGCTcttaaaattttgtttaattacCTGTTTTATGAGGTTTGAACATTTGTTTCAGTTTTGTTTCCTAGACACatgcctgataaaaaaaaaaacacttttaactttTACCTGTAAGAATACTAGCAACCCATAAAGGGCTGGCTATGCCCATGTTTGGGCACTTATATTCTATGAGGATATTTTTGAAGGTGTCATGATGCtcttttttgtataaaatagttTTGAATTCAGTGAATCTATTTTAGTACAGAAATCTTCTGCAGTGTTTAACCTTGTTCTTTAGTCTGTTTTAGCTTTTCCACATTTCTATTGTTTTGCCTTCCCAACGCAGGCCTTGAGAGACAGGCTGGCAAAGGAATCCAAACAAACAAGGTGAGATATGGTGTACCACCATTTTGTCCACCGCATAGTTATTTaaatttcacacaaacactgtgtaacaacacATTTATCAAGATTtattctgaatgaacacattattacaaatatagagaacgtttatgattttattcaattttatacaGTCTGATACAGTTTCAATTATTcatttagcttttaaaaaaagcaaaaaaacaatatCAGGTTATATAAACGTGTCCAATAATTCCTTTATCCACTTggtcatcttgggataaccccaCCCCCTTCATCAGTCATCAGTGACAccacaaccttcacactgttttgTTTTCAAGGGACTGAAAACACTTTCTGCTGAATGTTCAAAAGTTaggaaaataaattttatttaatatttttcatattgtctccatatttaCCTGTGGTAAAACTCAGTAACCAAAACAATTTTAGAGAACATGTTTCTTTGAAATAGAACAAGAACAGTCACCAGAAACAATTCAATATGTTTTCAATTCTACGTCAACTacgctttttaaaaattaaatgccTCTTTTTTGCCTATATTGTCCACCCAGTTGTAAAGCTTGCCATGGCGGGGAGGACGTATGCCCTGGGCTAGACTGCTGTGGATTTAGTTGTGGCGATTCCAAAAATTAGGTGTTATTTATCtttttggtgttgggttggagggtggataagggtcctAGTTATTACCTAACTAGACCTGCAAGCTGGACCTTATTTATCACAGCAGGGACATGGTCATAGGCTGGTCATTTGCGTTGCACTATAGTCTCAGAGACTCGGCTGTACAGAAGTAATACTGGGGTTTGCACACACTGTATTGTCACTGCTAGTTTGAGAACAGTCCAGCCAAGAGTGGCTCTATGGTGAAACTGACCACTGATGACGGCCTGCAGGATGACTAACACTAATATTGTATTGGATAAGATGAGACACTGTCTCAACAAGGTAGGcgtgtctaataaagtggcaggtACTGTAAGTAACTAAATGTACACAATGTGTGTACTGAAGTGACAACAGCCTTTAATCTTCTGACTGTGAGCATTTCTTCCACATTGGGTGTCAAcatatgaatgaaaaaaaaaagatttagttgTACATGATAgtcatattatataaaaaaaacatataaataattatttgtagTATAATTATTCTTctaacccttgtgaaaaggaagtatacttcaaagcattaaaagtatgttcaaattagaattaggtaaagaatactaaaagtgcattttcaatttaatatacatgaaaatgaaaacacacattaaatatactttctttgtattttttcattaaatgcattttaagcaagatgctttaaattatatggtGTGTtgatagactatatatatatatatatatatatatatatatatatatatatatatatatatatatatatatatatatatatatatatatatatagtggcattaaatactgcttaaagtgcacattagtgtatttttttccagtagcattaagatgtacacaatatgtgcatcaatacgcaaagtagtacatttacaatatacttcaaaagtattaaaaaaagatgacatacttaaatctacttaagtttgcaaaAGTTGTACGAAAAAAAGacaatttaatgctttaatgccgtgtttaaatatagcttaattacaactgaaatatacttaagttgccataagttgttccaagaTAGTACattaaatgtgtatttaagtacatattttatgtacttttccataataagtatacttttaaaaatatacttaattcaCTTTTCTTTTGCAAGGGAATGCTTTAGTGTAATTGTGAAATACTGTCATAATCAGCACAAATAAATCAGTAAATGAGTTTTTGCCGAATTTGAAGCACTGTCCCCTGTGAacaattgcatttttttatataataataatatataataaaaataataaatagtttaTTTGAACTATATGGGGATTccttataaaatattaatctCTGTACAATTTAAAGTTTTACCCACTTTTACCCTGAACTGCAcaaataaatcagtaaatcagtTGTAACCCAAATTGGAACACTGTCtgtgaataaaatacatattttagaaTTATTATAGTATATTTGAACTATATGAGGATTAATAACAAAATATGAATCTCTATACAATTTAAAGTTGTATACACTTCCATATACTTCAGTATACATCAGTAAAATGTATACCTTATTTGGCACTCTTAATTAGATACTgatgatatatttaaaaaaaaatattcaggatTAAAAGATGGTTAAAGTGACTTTTGGTGCAGTGTCTACCCCTGTTGGTGTGTTGAGCTAATACAGCTTCAATACCCATCACGAAGTAAAGTGGTGGGAATAAGTTATGTTTctgaaaataatgttaaaatgtcTGTAATATTATAATAGATTTGTTTTGCTGGAGAAATGAGCATTAATAACCCAAATACCTTGCATTTTCTCcagcaaaacaaaaaatacacaatactATAGGTTTACCTTCACCTgcatttttagaacattttaaagttAGTTAAATAATTAATCATGCAAATTTCACATAAAATcaccttgcttttttttttttttagcaaaattgaCAAAATACATAAGAATACACTCTAATCTTCATGAGCATTATTTTTAgtgtcataaaaaaaataatctaaaaatgtaCGTTTATAAAAATAATGCTAAAATATCTCTAAAATCAGTTTAAAAACATCATAACAGAGTTCATATGATCATTAATCATCAAAATATCACATTAAAATCACCTTTATTTTTTACCCAAATGGACAAAATacataagactatagtcttactTTCATCtgcatttttaaccatttttaatgTGTCTTAATTCTTTGGAAAAATTACTTATTACTCTTTGAAAATGTGTCTACATGGTTTGTCACCGTCAATATTATCAAATTTCTTTTGGAAGAAAAATaactttttgttatttgtgtgttaaaactaTATGTAAACGAAgatagtaataaatatatatattaagattttttttataacaatgtTAAACTGTAACATCTGGTAAAAACAGCATAATAAAGTTTACAAGAGCATTATTCATCCagacaaaacacaaaatcacCTTTTCACTATAATTGACAACACAGGTAAGACTATAGTCTTTAAAGTTGGATACTTGAAGATAATTTAATACTTCTTCAGATAATTTGATAGGTTGTAAGCTTTTAACATGAACTCTTTGAAGAAGACACATTTAGTATTGGATGGTACAATCAGTGGAGTTGCAGCTAAAGGTGAAGAGGAACTTGAAATCTACCAATTTTCCTGTTGCTCCAGCAAGTTACAACAACTCAGCATTCGAATGTGACATTCTGGTAATTTTGACTTCACAAGTGTAAAGTAAGGTACTACGACTAGCACATGAAGGCAGGATAAGCAGGGATTGgttgagaaagagaggaggattgaCTGATTATGATCTTGATCAGAACATATGTCTTAAAACACTGTTGAATTTGATTCCTGGTGGTGTAGAGGTAAAGGATGTTTGATAAAATTAATAGGTAATAGATTCAAATTATGGTTCCATTCTAGTTAAACATTAAGTCCTCATAAAATTTTGTTCCATAACTGCTGCTGATCATCTcatgtatactagtgcatctcaaaaagttaaaaatatcaataaaaactaacttaatttcagtaattcatttcaaaatgtaaaacgtttatattaataaaatatttatatattcacatctccataaacgttgtcagcagagggaagaagcatgaagttctgtaagattttgtgggaaagcactgcactgactttagacttgataataaaacacagtggatcaacaccagcagatgacatgtctctccaaaccatcactgattggtggaaacttcacactagacctcgagcagtttggactgtgtgtctctccactcttcctccagactctgctcccttgatttacaaattaaatgcaaaattaactgatggtttggagagccacgtcatctgctggtgttggtccactgtgtgtgtttcacatttttaaataagttactgaaataaagtaacttttcaatggtattctattttttttttgagatgcactagtacccTAGGGCCGCATATACAATTACGAagcaacaaaatatgttttatatagatTAGTACCTTTTGCATTGATGCTGACTTTGGCGAGTCTTGGCTGATTCTCTCAGTCTcaggcttcatgaggtagaacctggaatggttctccagctgtattaaaggagttctagaggtgctgagctctggTTAACTGCTTCCCCTTCACTCTGAGCTCCAACTGGTCCCAAACCACTTGAGTTGGGTTTTTATGTCAGGTGTATCTACTAAATAACTGCATATGTGTATCTTCATAGTTtataagtctttaatattaatctaaaatgtagtaaataatacaaatatatatatatatatatatatatatatatatatatatatatatatatatatatatatatatatatatatattaatgagaatgtgtgacCAGACTTTTGACTGGAGCTGTTTGTATCAAATATCAATCACATTTatagtctttttcttttttttttctatatttttctcttttttttcttttctttataatGTTTGTGTCATATGTTGCATCGTTAATGTACTATTTTGTAACGGCGCCACtgtttttatgcaaaacaaatttcATATAGTGGATCTGACAGTGgaaaattatctatctatctattattaaAAGTCCCCTTTCTCACTGTGTAGATGATCCATTTTTTTACAGGAAACTATTCAGCTATTCCTCTTTGTGAGCTCTTGGTGTAAATTTTAGAGTCACGGGAACTGTAGGACGGAAGAGAGTATCCAGCTGAATGGGAATCTGAAACAACACAACAGACAAGCAACTAAGACAAGAACACTCCACAgaggaaaaaactaaaaatggaccAAATATTTGGTTTATGTGCCTTTACCCCATCAACTATATGTACATTAGTGCTGGGCAGTCTAATGTGTATATCACTTTTTTTCAAGATGCTGATGGTTTTGCGGTATATCACAATACTTTACTCAGATAAAAAccctcatacagtgaggaacagcagcaggagctcctcagataaagtgctgttctcatttctctctagGTAGCATGACGTGAGATGAGCATTTGACTCCACAGTGCTGACCTACAgttactccagtgtgttagcctGTTATGTTAATTGGCTAGCACTAGCTAGCAAGCTGTACCAGTATGCTTCTTTGCAATGCTGTTCTACACGGCGCTccgcagcacctctagtggtatggcggtgtGTGAAAAATGAATACCGTATGGGGAAATTAAAAAAGGTATACCGAAAGAACTGATATAATACTCAACACTAACGTACACATTGAtactttttaatttacatttataatcAATTAATTAAGAGTATTGAATCATACATGATGGCTACATTAGCTTCATAAAGCCACTGCACAGCTTTATTCTGTCTAGAGAGCAGAGTAGTCTATTCTGGAGTCACATTTGTATGTTTAGTTATTTAAGGaggttttaaaagtattttttgtataattgtttatgtttgcagtttatatgcatacactaattattttttttatattatagtaGATTGAtttgttatattacattatttattattattttattcaaaatcaGAATTTAATAAGCTATTCATGATTATTTGAGAAAAAacaacagatttttttctttcttttaggtattttaattgttacatttatacaaaataaaacctttttaattttaacattaacaGAATATGTTAAGAGACTCATCATATTGCTGTTATCTTAAAAATAGCCTGAAATAGTgcgatgttattttagggctgtATCACAAACCCCCAcataccagtcaaaggtttggacacacctcattcaatgtgttttgtttcttttcatgatttttttttatattgtaaattttatattaaatactatattaaatatatacatggacacatgcagaattattctgtaaacaaaaagtgtaaaacaaaccagaatatgcatATATGACCAGTATATATGTTATAATATTCCATATCTACTCCATAAAATGTCCCCTATTTGTTTGATgtctttttaatattaatctacaatgtagacagtaaatgaaataaagaaaatcattaaaTGAGAGGGTGTATCCAAACTTCAAACTGGTTCTGTATCTGTAATAATAGAGTGTTCTGACCTGTGTCTCTTTGCATGTCTCTACGCTGAAGTTCTGCAGCAGCTTCACCACCACCAGCTTCATGATCATCTGAGCAAACCTCATTCCCACACAGTTACGCGGCCCGAGACCGAACGGCATGAACAGGTAGCGGTCGATGTTGTTCTCTGGACTAAACCTTCAGTTAACAGAGGAAATAATGAAGACCACCTTGTTAGCAAATGAATCTTCACTGACTATGAGAAGAAAATAACTGCAAACATGATGTCATAtgcatatatgttatatatggcATATAACATACAATATCTTCTGAattaaagggtattaaaaaagagtttatgctgcttttgttggagtaattggGAGAAAGTTTTGTGGatggatgagaccaaaatataACTTGGTTTATATGGTTTAAGTAGGAAACACTGCATTTTAGCATAGGAACCTTAtcacatctgtgaaacatggaggTGGTAGCATTTTGgtttttgggcctgttttgctgcatctggcccAGTACAGCTTGCCTTAATTGGATTATAATTATAGCAGAGAATTCTAAAAGCAAATGTCAGGAattctgtccatgaactgaataTAAAGAGAAGGtggatcatgcagcaagacaacaatCTTAAGCTCACAAGTCTTACTACAAAGAATGCTTAAACAAGAATAAATTTAATGATTTGGAATGGTTaaagtcaaagtcctgatcttAATCCAATGTAAACGTTGAAGAGCCTAAGGTGAGCAGGTAATATGAGAAAACGCACTAACTCACTATGCCCCACTTGAGTCCAATAGGCCAGTTAAAGATCTCCTTCTGcttaaatccattttttcttgttctttgtgaaatactatagatctctctgagttgtatatgatgctgcatatgaaactgctTCTCAGCcttccttgtctgcagtagctagtaaaaaaaatcctcagaaaaactagctgatcagagagatgttaaaTGTCAACGTCAACCAGTGAcctcatggccttgcccacctcggctcaggaccacccacaggcagagcttacagcttttgtttacagagctatGATTGACCTCAAAGCAATGTAGTGTAACTAATAAGCCAGGGTGACCAGAATCTTCCAGAGTGGGTAGATGGATCCAGGCTTTTCATTCCCACTTTCCACCAGGCTAAATCTACTTAGAGGCCACCATAAACCAGTTAACAGGGGCTTGTATGATGATGGATGTATGATTACCTCTCAGGCCTGAATTCTTCTGGAGATTCCCACAGCTGTGGATCCCTGTGCAGGACATATGCCGGGATCGCGACCAGCGTGTCTTTAGGTATGGTGATTCCATTGAGCTCAATGGTCTTCTTACACACTCTCTCCAGACGGGGAGCGATGGGAAAGAGACGCATCGACTCATTGATGACCATTTCCAGGTACTCCAGCTTTATCAGGGCATCATATGTAACTGGAGCCTGGAGGAAAAAGTAGGATTGTGTGACATTTCTGCTGcatatttcaattattttttctGTCTTTGTTTTCATCTTTTACTTACTTTTTGTCAAATACAATGCTAATTAAAAGTTTTGTTAAAATTTCTGTAATATTATTGTTTTCTACATGGCAAATTAATACATTGTAAAccaactataaaggaacacatatacacttactgattaaaataaaaacatagatGCAGTTATGTCTTAAGCACATACAATAGTATATAAAAGTTTGAgcatccctgatcattttcataatgtaaaaaaatcagtGAGTTGcaccagggctggatacttcaacaagacaatgaccctaaacactaaaaaatgctcaaaatctactaaagcattcatcatgcagaggaacaagtacaacattctggaatgatcatctcagatcatctcagtccccagacctgaatattattgtaaatctgtggtgtgttttaaagtgggctgttcatgatcagaaaccattaaacctgactaaactggagacgttttgtaaagaagatccaaaatatcttcaaccagaagcttcaaccagactctcattggaagctataggaagatcttaaaggctgttatttctgcaaaaggcgGATCTACTAaacattgatgtaatttttctgttgggggccaaatttatgcacctgcctttttaatttttttattgatatattgcacagtttctgtaaatcctatataaaatgtaattatttcacttctcaaatatccctgtgctcatctgctatatgatatattttactgaaattgctgatccgaacaataaatgatttataaaggaaaatcatgaaaatgatcatgggtgcccaaactttttcataccgctGTATGTATATGAATACAGGTTTGGtctaacttttaatgaaagtcaatgtaaaaagagtttatttcagataaatttggagatttttattggtctgttcattaagaagttttgacacagtgtagggcaggggtcaccaacctttttgaacctgagagctacttcttgggtaccaattaatgcgaagggctaccagtttgatacacactcgtgaaattacaaattttctcaatttacctttaattatatgttattattaataattaatgacattcatctatgtgaagacacagatatcaataggcaacactattattataaatctctgcaagtgtttacattttatattatattttaatataatattacatattatattacattatattgtataataatatataaactataggctatctctaagctaatattaatgtaatataatctaaaattacatcaatgcaactatgatttaaaaaaaaaaagaatagcaacaaaaatgctatttttagaccaggcctgcgggctactcataaggtccttgcgggctacctggtgcccgcgggcaccatgttggtgacccctggtgtAGGGGATATATTTTGTGTGTTCAAATCATGTAGAAATTTTTGTAAAACTCtacaaaattcttgttttttattaaaaaagtgatATCTTTAGTTTTAAACAGCTTTAAATTAAAGGACATCAAAACCTATTTTTACAGAGTTGTTGTTGAGTTATTGTATAGATTATTGAGAAGATTCCTACTTACACCATGAGGAAACGTTTCAtcaatctcctccaccagtttgtTTAAGCAGTCAGGATTAGTGGCGAGATTATACAGCAGAAAAGTGAGGGCTGTGCTGGTGGTCTCGTAACCCCCCACCATAAAAATGAAGGACTGGGACAGGATCTCATGATCAGTCAGCCCTGTAAGGAAAAAAGAccataattaaattttatttaaatctaatttaaaagaGCATTAGACAAACTGAGACTAGATAATATTGTTAACCACTATCGTTATAAACAGGCTGTTTTATGAATCTTGTTGCTACTCTCACCTTTGACTGGTTGCTCGTCCGAGACGCTCTCAGTCTGATTATCAGATATCTTGCTCTGGATCATGAGCTTCAGAAAGTCCACTCGTTTCTAAAAGTATAATATCTTATGtttagaccagagactgtaaaaaagatatacacagtctatggtttagaccaggggtgtccaaactacagcccgtgggtcatttgcggcccatttccttttttggagcggcctgccaggtattttagaaatagaataaaagttggctcgcaagagagtctaaaagcggagagagtgcgcatttctagcgctgaaaaacggggcaagagagtctaaaagcggagagagtgcgcatttctagcgcagaaaaacggggcaagagAGTCTTAAAGaggagagaatgcgcatttctagcgcagaaaaacgggtcaaagagtctaaaagttgccgtaattaaggagtttaatattaagagacatcatgaaattaaacatcactttgaaaaatcttagtttacacaatactgtcaATACTgtcgcatttctagcgctgaaaaacagggcaaagagtctaaaagtggagagactgcgcgtttctagcgctgaaaaacggggcaaaaagtctaaaagcggagagactgcccatttctagcgcaaaaaaaaacggggcaaagagtctaaaagcagagagtgtgcgcatttctagcgcagaaaaacggggcaaagggtctaaaagcggagagactgcgcatttctagcgcagaaaaacggggcaaagagtctaaaagcggagagactgcgcatttctagcgctgaaaaacggggcaaaaagtctaaaagcgtagagactgcgcatttctagcacagaaaaatggggcaaagagtctaaaagttgccgtaattaaggagtttaatattaagagacatcatgaaattaaacatcactttgaaaaatcttagtttacacaatactgtcaaagataaatataGTATGTCAAGTagaatggtgtgtaaatgaaagtaatcaggaaaaatgtattacttaaagtggtatatttcattatttgttttattacagagtctgtggcccgtgacttcaaatatatttctccttctggcctccaacaaaaaaagtttggacacccctggtttagacacATTTCAAATATTACCAGTCTACACAGTGCCCGGACAATAAATGTAGAACCCAGgatgtggtgttaatgttatggttgtaTTTTACATCAGTGTATATTAAATAGAGATATTTTTGTATGCTTACATGATTCATGTTATTATGCTGCTCTTTTAGCTTCTTCAGGGAAGTGTAGAAAAACTCCAGGTCTGACttggaaaatgttttaaatcccACTTTTCCCAAAAGTCCAGCAGCTGATGGAAACAGAGCTGcaccaaaaaaaataagaaaaatcagGACATTTAGACTGGTTTTCCTTTAAAACCCACAAAACATTAAACTGCATTTTTGATTAATTTAAatcttgggcccaatcccatttcaccccttggctctaccatTTAGCCCTACCCCTTTGTTTTTTGTGTGCACGTCTAGGTATAGGGTGTCCCATTCTTGTTGAATAATTAAGAACAGTTAATTGCTGCACCAGTTGCccccttttctgaagacatactagttaagcagcagcagctaggttgctgaactttttttttgttgtttatcccattttctccaaatttaaacagccaattacccaacccactcattaggactccccctatcactagtgatgccacaacaccagcaggctgaagactagcacatgcctcctccaatacctgtgaagtcagccatcaccttttttcgaactgctgcggATGCAGCATTGcttagtagcatcacagtgcactcggaggaaagcgcagcctctcagttccgatacatcagctcacagatgccttgtgctaagcgacatcaccctttctATTGTAACCCTGTTTTAAGGGGAAGGGTACAAAAAAAAGTGGGATTGGGCCACAGACTGTGTCCTGTGTAACACTGCTGAATTAGTATTACAATAAATATGGCAATCTGGTTATTGTGTCTATTATTCACTTAACAGTactaaatctaatttaaaatatGGGTGATAAGGACATACTGAGAATCAGTAAAAGAGGACTGAAGAAGCTGAAGTTAAAAATATTCTTGAAGTGGGCCGCAAAAGGTTCATCAGGGTTGTTTATAGAATCAATATCCACACTAAAGGAGGCGCTGGCAACCACGTCCATCGAGAAGGGAGCAAAAACACTGTAAAGAAAGGAAACTGAGAGACTCATCTTATTAAACATTCACTGTCTAataatcatctttttttttttttgcccgacACCACCCCACCTTATTGGAGGTCTAATACTTTATTTCACTCTACAACAATGCATTATTCTTAAGGGAggacatataaaaatatatatataatcatcttCATGGatatttaactttacttagaaaatggaaatacccaagttACTGACTTGTAAGAAATATTGAGAAATGGCGGGGAGCCCCCCCCCCTGCAGCACATATGCACCGGAGATAATtgttttaactttacttagaaatacactCCCGAAAGGTGGGTGCTTTTTtcggcgggggtgctgaattcagcacagcaCCGGAACAGATACTTAATACTCATCAGCTTGAATATGGAACAGTAAGACAGTGTTTGCAGTAATTGGGGTCTATAAACagtatacatttaattaaatgagCTCCTCAGATTACTGCAGTCTGGAGGCAGTTTAATTATCATCAGTTCAC
Proteins encoded in this window:
- the LOC103030124 gene encoding cytochrome P450 3A56 isoform X3, whose protein sequence is MSLFSYLSITWSLVVLAVTLLFLYGVWPHGFFKKLGIPGPKPWPFFGTFLSYIKGFHNFDTDCYKKYGKVWGIYDGRLPILMVLDPEMIKSIMVKDCYSVFTNRREIHTEMIGPFSDRLTVVKDEKWKRIRGSLSPFFTSGRLKEIFPIAEKYGDRFIENLKKRRPDDPVQIKDVFAPFSMDVVASASFSVDIDSINNPDEPFAAHFKNIFNFSFFSPLLLILTLFPSAAGLLGKVGFKTFSKSDLEFFYTSLKKLKEQHNNMNHKRVDFLKLMIQSKISDNQTESVSDEQPVKGLTDHEILSQSFIFMVGGYETTSTALTFLLYNLATNPDCLNKLVEEIDETFPHGAPVTYDALIKLEYLEMVINESMRLFPIAPRLERVCKKTIELNGITIPKDTLVAIPAYVLHRDPQLWESPEEFRPERFSPENNIDRYLFMPFGLGPRNCVGMRFAQMIMKLVVVKLLQNFSVETCKETQIPIQLDTLFRPTVPVTLKFTPRAHKEE